GATTTCCTGTGAGGTTTTTGCGCTCAGTTGTTATTGTCCCATTTTTGAGCGGCTGCTGTGTTCTGGCTTTTGGCCTCTTTGTCCGTAAAATGCGGTCGTAAGCAAGCTTCCGAGTGGGAAAAGACGGATgcggcacgggggggggggggggatctcggAAGCCTTTTTGGCGCCAACGTTTGGACATTTAGCAAATCATCAACGCGCAAAGCTCAGCTTTCCTCGGAACGGAACGTTTTTACAGGAATTTTGActctttgggggggaaaaaacaaaaaacaaaaaaaggttcagATGACTTGAATGCTGTTGCAGTTGGAGGCGAGCAAGATTTCGCCTTTCAGCCCAAACTTTTGCTTCAAGTTCTTCCTCGCCGCCGTCAAACGTCCGCTCGCctcttttgttgccgtttttcaCGGCCGCTTGGAAACCATCGGGAGTGAAGCGGGTCATCATCGGCCATGGCGGCTGTTTCGGATGAGACATTTCCAGGCAGACACCATAACAGATGTTCACACACccctccgggggggggggacgggcgGTCGACTAACGTGTTTTTATAATGTCGCCTTGAACTGCCGcgttggtttttgttttggatgCGAGCGTCTTCCCGTTCTTTTGTTTAGCCGGGAAAGGTGGAAACGTTTACACTTTGATGACCTCGCGTCGGCCATCTTTGATTTTCGGGAAGTGCGTGCTGATGTTCGAAAGCGCACCCAAAGGCCTCGAGGGCGCCGCCGAAGGCCGACTCGGCTTTTTCTGTCTCGCGCGCGTGTTTGCCCGAACGGAATTCAAACCCGCCGGCGCGTTTGCAAAAAGCTTTTCCCCTTCCTGGTAGCGCTAGCGTGCGTTTGTCTAGCGTCCTCGTTGTGTCAGAGCCGCGTTGCCGCATTTGCTCTGGCGCGTCAGAGTTCATCTTTCATCGCCGGCGACGGGAAACACCCGCGGGCGGGCCCAGCGCAGGAAAAAGCGATTCTCTTTGTCCGCCCGTCAGAACTCGTTAGCCTCGGCCCGTCGGCGCGACAGATTTACGTCGATAAGTTCGATGGGACAGAATGTTGTTGAGCGATGATGTCGTTCTCATTCTGGTCTGCGACACAAAGTTGGAACGTCActttgtaaacatttgaaaaaaaatatataaatttgacattttaacgTGAAATTTTGCATTTCAAACAAGCCCCAAATGATCTCCATCGCTGAACCTTGTATTGCCGCACACGTAGAAATGCGTTAAGCGGGGTCAAAGTTCAAGTTTGCAAAGCAATGCAAGGAGCAAACGGACGCCGGCTTTGGATTTGAGGTCAGCACCGCTTTTGAGGAGACGACGACGACCACAAAGCAAATCTGGCCTTGACACGTCAAAGAAACGCCAACATGTTGCAAGTCAGACACGTTTTTTGTACCTCGCACGTCAACAAAGTATGAAGAGAGTTTGCCGACATcgtgaaaaaaagatgacgcagGTCGCGGAGTGAATGGAGAATGTCGTACAACAAAGTCAATTTAATTTCTCTGACCCGAAATTGCACCCAAGTCTTGAAAATATGATTGGTCGGCCTGACGCTGGCGTTTCTTGCCGATCCAaattctgctctttttttttttcgagacgGAAGTTTGGACGACTGGTGACGTTACGCAGGCGTACCTAATGTTGCGTCCAGAACGGAGGAATCCGTGCTTTGGCGCAGGATGAATACCggcacttggattttttttttttttttttttttctggggtcaTCTCCAGCCTCAAAATGGCCACCCCTCAGCTGCATTTGCAAGACTTGACGATCATGTCGGAAAGCTGCTCCACTTTGGGGGTCCGGCCCGAGTAGTGGAGGATGGTGAGGGGCTCCAGTTCTTGGGGGACGCAGCACGGCGACGCCGACGCCTCCTGGTTCACGGTGCTGTACAGGCTCAGCAACTAGACGcgcaagaaaaaacaaaacacaaagttgTCCCCGACCATGGCAAATTTGGACATTTTACCCCAAATATTTGAGCTTTTCGAGTAAGACGCTCGTGAAACGTGAACGGACTTTGCGTGGAAACTCTCGGGCTCAAATATTGTGGGCAGTTTTGCGTAGCGCCCGGCGCCGTCGCGACGTTTCCTTGCCGAGCTGCGCGGCGTGTCCGAGCTCCTCGGGTAGGGGCAGGGCCCGGAGGAGTAGTTGGCGTCGTAACCGCTGGGCTCGTGAATCCACTTCCGGTTCAGGTCGCGGCGGAAGTCGACGTGCAGCCGGCGGACGCGGCAGCTCACCTCGGCGTTCGCGTGTGCCGTCGGCGCTCGCGTTTACATTTTCGCGTTTCCAAAGAGACGCACTTTGTCACCGGCGCGCTTGCTTCTTGCTACCGTTTTGCCTTTTAAACGCAACCTTCAGGTTGAAGTTGCAGTTGTTTCAAAGTTCCAAATGAGTTGCAACAGAACCGTGGAACCTCAAAAGAACAGACTGGCGGAGGGGACAGCATTATTGTTTTgcaggggttttttttctttttgtgtgtgtgtgtgtgtgcgtgtgcggaGTACACAGTTAACCCtggagaacccaagacatccaaatcctcttttaaatatgtgagTCCGTGGGTTCTCTATCGTCCAAATTGAGCAGGCTGGTCGACTTGCTGACGGTGACATTGTTGGCCCGAGTCGGAGGCAAGCGGCTTTCGCGGGCTGCTCCCTGTCTCCAAATCTGTCGCCAAAGGCAGACAGCTTGATGGCGAAAAGAAACGTTACGGCACCAAAACGAGCACACGTTCCAGACTTTCTCTCTGCACAAATGACAACGGAAAGAACCGGCGCGACACGGCCGCCACATCCATGCCCaacattcaacatggccgccaggtggattttttttttttttttttttttttttaggacacaGAAATACTTCAATCGCATTCCGTGCCCGCGTTGCGTCGCATCGCCAAGACCAAACAAAGTTGGTCAAGGCCAGCTTGAGTGACACATAGTGAAACTATTTTGGGAGACATTGTTTAGTCTCGACGGTCCATTTTGTGCGATAGCCGTTACGTCGAGGGTTCGGTATTTTGGAGTTCCTTACGAGAAGCAGTAGTCGGTGTCGAGCGCTCTCTTGCGTCTGCGCGGTGAGGCGGGATCATCGTGAGGATGAGGTGAGGCGGATTCCGCCCCTCGCTCCTCTTCAAGCGGCCGTCGTCGGCGCCTTCAT
This genomic window from Syngnathoides biaculeatus isolate LvHL_M chromosome 23, ASM1980259v1, whole genome shotgun sequence contains:
- the LOC133496960 gene encoding transforming growth factor beta-3 proprotein-like, with the translated sequence MPASLQIARPNERVRKQRYIGAKNVRTKGSNLGLEISVRCPCHTFGLHGDVDDEVSDVNLKAPTAHANAEVSCRVRRLHVDFRRDLNRKWIHEPSGYDANYSSGPCPYPRSSDTPRSSLLSLYSTVNQEASASPCCVPQELEPLTILHYSGRTPKVEQLSDMIVKSCKCS